A single Oncorhynchus nerka isolate Pitt River linkage group LG10, Oner_Uvic_2.0, whole genome shotgun sequence DNA region contains:
- the LOC115136232 gene encoding zinc finger CCHC domain-containing protein 10-like: MATPMHRIIARRQAEANKQHVRCQKCLEFGHWTYECTGKRKYLHRPSRTTEMKNKLKENKNKQVNATGPGKESSNEKKTKKKRSKDASGGSSSSSDSDSSSSDSSSDSSDSSSSSSDDSDSSSDSSDSSSSSSSSSSSSSASDSSEGSDSDQGPPKKKKKK, from the exons ATGGCGACACCCATGCACAGAATTATTGCCCGTCGGCAAGC GGAGGCAAATAAACAACATGTTCGGTGTCAGAAGTGTTTGGAGTTTGGACACTGGACATATGAGTGTACTGGCAAACGAAAATACCTTCACAGGCCATCAAGGACAACAGAAATGAAAAATAAActgaaagaaaataaaaataaacaggtCAATGCCACAGG ACCAGGTAAGGAAAGCTCCAATGAGAAAAAAACTAAGAAGAAAAG GTCAAAGGATGcaagtggtggtagtagcagcagcagtgactCTGACAGCTCTTCCAGTGACTCATCGTCTGACAGTAGTGACTCCTCAAGCTCTTCGTCGGACGACagtgacagcagtagtgacaGTTCTGACAGCTCTAGCTCCTCTTCCTCGAGCAGTTCAAGCAGCTCGGCCTCTGATTCATCAGAAGGAAGTGATTCAGATCAAGGTCCTcccaagaagaaaaagaagaaatgA